A single region of the Acidimicrobiales bacterium genome encodes:
- a CDS encoding aminotransferase class I/II-fold pyridoxal phosphate-dependent enzyme, translated as MTSPFEDVDLERLRRRRTAKWTLYGDEVLAAWVAEMDFRVAPPVRAALLAAIDREDFGYLVADLSELTTACCGYLQDAHGWEVPPTRVFPVADVLAGIRAVLEQLVTPGSEVIVPTPAYPPFFEIVALSGHRVVEVPLAVDDGRHSLDLDAVDAAFAAGARALVLCNPHNPTGRVFTREEMTALTAVVERHGARVVSDEVHAPLVYPGHRHVPYASTSETAAAHTTTVMSASKAWNIPGLRCAQVVASNHPDAALWRSLGSFAVPAPTPIGIAASVAAYTDGRDWLSDLLVHLDARRRHLVDLVANELPGVGYRAPEGTYLAWLDCAALGLDDPARFFLDHAAVAVNDGASFGLGAERHVRLNFATSTELLERIVTAMGAAVRARG; from the coding sequence GTGACGAGCCCGTTCGAGGACGTCGACCTCGAACGGCTGCGCCGCCGACGCACGGCCAAGTGGACGCTGTACGGCGACGAGGTGCTGGCGGCCTGGGTCGCCGAGATGGACTTCCGGGTCGCGCCACCGGTGCGCGCCGCCCTGCTCGCGGCGATCGACCGGGAGGACTTCGGCTACCTCGTGGCCGATCTCTCCGAGCTCACCACGGCGTGCTGCGGCTACCTGCAGGATGCCCACGGCTGGGAGGTCCCGCCCACGCGGGTCTTCCCGGTCGCCGACGTCCTGGCGGGGATCCGGGCGGTGCTCGAGCAGCTGGTCACCCCGGGCAGCGAGGTGATCGTCCCCACCCCCGCCTATCCGCCCTTCTTCGAGATCGTCGCGCTCAGCGGGCACCGGGTCGTCGAGGTGCCCCTGGCCGTCGACGACGGTCGCCACTCCCTCGACCTCGACGCCGTCGACGCGGCCTTCGCCGCCGGGGCTCGGGCGCTCGTGCTGTGCAACCCCCACAACCCCACCGGCCGAGTGTTCACCCGCGAGGAGATGACGGCGCTCACCGCCGTCGTCGAACGCCACGGGGCCCGCGTCGTGTCCGACGAGGTGCACGCCCCACTCGTGTACCCGGGGCACCGCCACGTGCCCTACGCGTCGACGTCCGAGACCGCCGCCGCCCACACCACGACCGTCATGTCGGCCTCGAAGGCCTGGAACATCCCCGGCCTGCGCTGCGCGCAGGTCGTGGCCTCCAACCATCCCGACGCCGCCCTCTGGCGCTCGCTCGGGTCCTTCGCCGTGCCCGCCCCGACGCCGATCGGGATCGCTGCGTCCGTGGCCGCGTACACCGACGGCCGCGACTGGCTCTCCGACCTCCTCGTCCACCTCGACGCCCGGCGACGACACCTGGTCGACCTCGTGGCGAACGAGCTCCCCGGTGTCGGCTACCGGGCCCCCGAGGGCACCTACCTGGCGTGGCTCGACTGCGCGGCCCTCGGCCTCGACGACCCGGCCCGGTTCTTCCTCGACCACGCCGCGGTGGCGGTGAACGACGGCGCCTCGTTCGGGTTGGGCGCCGAACGACACGTCCGGCTCAACTTCGCCACCTCCACCGAGCTGCTCGAGCGCATCGTGACCGCGATGGGAGCGGCCGTCCGAGCCCGAGGCTGA
- a CDS encoding flavodoxin domain-containing protein, whose translation MARSEEAVMRAVVVYESVFGNTHRIAEAVAEGLRQEIGDVTVLMPDVVTDTSIEGTDLVVVGGPTHVHGMARPSTKHDGVEQAEKAGSDVDEQAYGETLRHWFDGIGRHEGEAAAFDTRFDASKLITGQASHGIRKRLRRHGWTVSTEPESFIVDGENELLDGELDRARDWGAGLARSFVTRHATD comes from the coding sequence ATGGCACGATCCGAGGAGGCCGTCATGCGAGCAGTGGTCGTCTACGAGTCGGTGTTCGGCAACACCCACCGGATCGCCGAGGCCGTCGCCGAGGGCCTGCGCCAGGAGATCGGTGACGTGACCGTCCTGATGCCCGACGTGGTCACCGACACCTCGATCGAGGGCACCGACCTGGTCGTCGTGGGCGGGCCCACCCACGTGCACGGGATGGCCCGGCCGTCGACCAAGCACGACGGCGTCGAGCAGGCCGAGAAGGCGGGGAGCGACGTCGACGAGCAGGCCTACGGCGAGACGCTGCGGCACTGGTTCGACGGCATCGGCCGACACGAGGGGGAGGCGGCCGCCTTCGACACCCGCTTCGACGCCTCGAAGCTGATCACCGGGCAGGCGTCGCACGGCATCCGCAAGCGGCTCCGCCGTCACGGCTGGACGGTGAGCACCGAGCCCGAGAGCTTCATCGTCGACGGGGAGAACGAGCTGCTCGACGGCGAGCTCGACCGGGCCCGTGACTGGGGAGCCGGCCTGGCCCGGAGCTTCGTCACCCGCCACGCCACCGACTGA
- a CDS encoding phytanoyl-CoA dioxygenase family protein has product MAVTDVALGADADSFHRFHTVELPRRLAAGNGALAFADLAPLGTLGLSTPAGSYTYVPVDGTVEVVEGTGRADTVISMELDAWFGLVSDLDTAPGLFYSGRVEATHGKPLRFVRWEPGLRAMFHGLAPFDPANVDLRDRTGEPLDPTASFTLADVADRPEDVAHFLGAAGYVVVRGVFSPEEVEALLADAAVMRTEATPGDGRSWWGRTADGEEVLCRVLDANRFERYRALGEDPRILALRDLVPEPLVGRDPDALDSGTVLWKLPNVTEGLADLPWHRDCGLGGHALNCPTVIVTTCLTEGTPEAGELRVLPGSHRGTYPFIDGRRDDAPRGVSLEVRAGDVSLHYSDLMHASLPPTSEAGPHRISVLLAFVPPTSGHHLGGRHYNDVLLGAEDGQVEHLGTRFEGSSASPESA; this is encoded by the coding sequence ATGGCTGTGACCGATGTCGCTCTGGGGGCCGATGCGGACTCGTTCCACCGGTTCCACACCGTCGAGCTCCCCCGACGCCTGGCGGCGGGGAACGGGGCGCTGGCGTTCGCCGACCTCGCACCGCTCGGCACGCTCGGGCTGTCCACGCCCGCAGGTTCCTACACCTACGTCCCGGTCGACGGCACCGTCGAGGTGGTCGAGGGGACGGGGCGGGCCGACACGGTGATCTCGATGGAGCTCGACGCCTGGTTCGGGCTCGTCTCCGACCTCGACACCGCGCCGGGGCTCTTCTACAGCGGCCGGGTCGAGGCCACGCACGGCAAGCCGCTGCGGTTCGTGCGCTGGGAGCCGGGCCTGCGGGCCATGTTCCACGGGCTGGCTCCGTTCGACCCGGCGAACGTCGACCTGCGCGATCGCACCGGTGAGCCGCTCGACCCGACCGCGTCCTTCACGCTCGCCGACGTCGCCGACCGACCCGAGGACGTCGCCCACTTCCTGGGGGCCGCCGGCTACGTGGTCGTGCGCGGGGTCTTCTCGCCCGAAGAGGTGGAGGCGCTGCTCGCCGACGCCGCCGTGATGCGGACCGAGGCCACGCCGGGGGACGGCCGCTCGTGGTGGGGTCGCACCGCCGACGGCGAGGAGGTCCTGTGCCGGGTCCTCGACGCCAACCGCTTCGAGCGCTACCGGGCGCTCGGCGAGGACCCTCGGATCCTGGCCCTGCGCGACCTGGTGCCCGAGCCGCTGGTCGGGCGGGACCCCGACGCCCTCGACTCGGGCACGGTGCTCTGGAAGCTCCCGAACGTGACCGAGGGCCTGGCCGACCTGCCCTGGCACCGTGATTGCGGGCTCGGTGGGCACGCCCTCAACTGTCCGACGGTCATCGTGACGACCTGCCTGACCGAGGGCACACCCGAGGCGGGCGAGCTCCGCGTCCTCCCGGGGTCGCACCGCGGCACCTACCCGTTCATCGACGGACGCCGCGACGACGCCCCGCGGGGGGTCTCGCTCGAGGTCCGGGCCGGCGATGTGTCGTTGCACTACTCCGACCTCATGCACGCCTCGCTCCCACCGACCTCGGAGGCGGGTCCCCACCGGATCAGCGTGCTGTTGGCCTTCGTGCCCCCGACCTCGGGTCACCATCTCGGGGGCCGTCACTACAACGACGTGCTCCTCGGCGCCGAGGACGGCCAGGTCGAGCACCTCGGAACGAGGTTCGAGGGATCGAGCGCGTCGCCCGAGAGCGCCTGA
- a CDS encoding RDD family protein, whose product MSNPNPLDRLLGAIVNPVVGAVDVGEVIGQVDVDQLVAEVDVNAVIERVDVDAVVKRVDVDDVIARVDVDTVIGRVDIDQVIQRVDMQAVLARVDLDEVLGKVDLDALLAKVDVAALLDRIDADALVQRIDLNALMERVDLDAMLRRVDVQDLMARANIDSIVRDASKGVFARSIDAIRRQVVGLDALLIGVVTRVFRRRREQDRIVTGESVTGQVAGGVSRLAAYLIDVLVITTGFSITTAVIGYLLSLFLTERPDPSLPGLLALGGYAGFSFVYFAVGLIITGRSVGKGVVGLKVVALDGSPISPGRAIVRGLVYPFSFILGLGLLPIVVGRHRRALHDWAGRDKVLYDWGDRPAELPAPLTDWVRRRAAAEAAEDTPAPEETGPSAVPA is encoded by the coding sequence GTGAGCAACCCGAACCCCCTCGACCGGCTCCTCGGCGCGATCGTCAACCCCGTCGTGGGCGCGGTCGACGTGGGCGAGGTCATCGGCCAGGTCGACGTCGACCAGCTCGTCGCCGAGGTCGACGTGAACGCCGTGATCGAGCGGGTCGACGTCGACGCGGTCGTCAAGCGGGTCGACGTCGACGACGTGATCGCCCGCGTCGACGTGGACACCGTGATCGGGAGGGTGGACATCGACCAGGTGATCCAGCGGGTCGACATGCAGGCGGTGCTCGCCCGGGTGGACCTCGACGAGGTGCTCGGCAAGGTCGACCTCGACGCCCTGCTGGCGAAGGTGGACGTCGCCGCGCTGCTCGACCGGATCGACGCCGACGCCCTCGTCCAGCGCATCGACCTCAACGCGCTGATGGAGCGCGTCGACCTCGACGCCATGCTGCGACGCGTCGACGTCCAGGACCTCATGGCCAGGGCCAACATCGACTCCATCGTCCGCGACGCCAGCAAGGGCGTGTTCGCCCGGAGCATCGACGCCATCCGCCGCCAGGTCGTGGGCCTCGACGCCCTCCTCATCGGTGTCGTGACCCGGGTCTTCCGGCGCCGCCGCGAGCAGGACCGCATCGTGACCGGGGAGTCGGTGACCGGTCAGGTCGCCGGAGGCGTGAGCCGGCTGGCCGCCTACCTGATCGACGTGCTCGTCATCACGACCGGCTTCTCGATCACCACGGCCGTGATCGGCTACCTGCTCTCCCTGTTCCTCACCGAACGACCCGACCCGTCGCTCCCCGGGCTCCTGGCCCTCGGCGGCTACGCCGGGTTCAGCTTCGTGTACTTCGCGGTCGGCCTCATCATCACCGGCCGCTCGGTCGGCAAGGGCGTCGTCGGCCTGAAGGTGGTGGCCCTCGACGGTTCGCCCATCAGCCCCGGTCGGGCGATCGTGCGCGGCCTCGTCTACCCGTTCAGCTTCATCCTGGGACTGGGCCTGCTCCCCATCGTGGTCGGTCGCCACCGTCGGGCGCTGCACGACTGGGCGGGCCGCGACAAGGTGCTCTACGACTGGGGCGACCGGCCCGCCGAGCTGCCCGCCCCCCTCACCGACTGGGTGCGCCGGCGGGCCGCCGCCGAGGCCGCCGAGGACACCCCCGCGCCGGAGGAGACGGGCCCGTCGGCCGTCCCGGCGTGA
- a CDS encoding cupin domain-containing protein: MSESPTFPLPEIPVHLGLGATAVPQEPFDGTMEWYDRYVAATVDDGHEGRLVSMASFDEPWAMWEMHPHGEELVVCTAGTITVHQEIDGGTQTVTLGVGDAVVNPPGVWHTADVDAPCTVLFITPGAGTEHRPR, translated from the coding sequence ATGAGCGAGTCGCCGACCTTCCCCCTCCCGGAGATCCCGGTGCACCTCGGTCTGGGGGCCACCGCCGTCCCCCAGGAGCCCTTCGACGGGACGATGGAGTGGTACGACCGCTACGTCGCGGCCACCGTCGACGACGGCCACGAGGGGCGGCTGGTGTCGATGGCCAGCTTCGACGAGCCCTGGGCGATGTGGGAGATGCACCCCCACGGCGAGGAGCTCGTGGTGTGCACCGCCGGCACGATCACCGTGCACCAGGAGATCGACGGCGGCACGCAGACGGTGACCCTGGGCGTCGGCGACGCGGTGGTGAACCCGCCCGGGGTGTGGCACACCGCCGACGTCGACGCCCCCTGCACCGTGTTGTTCATCACCCCTGGCGCCGGGACCGAGCACCGGCCCCGCTGA
- a CDS encoding glycosyltransferase family 39 protein has protein sequence MTAASVTRRLQGWWSLIAVVAVAGVARAAYGAFVIRSYQPNSDAFQYYDLARNIGDGLGFSMSFSWVTVGPTAFRPPAYPYLLAGAMSVFGESVRVGQVLNLLIGLVVVALAWLLARRLGGPRAAAAAGLTVALYPPLIANDVVLLTEPLSLAALLGALLALTDHRWALAGLLTGLLILTRPSAQFLVVLFALWMLWQVGWRRALGLVGVTVLVVTPWVARNWVVMGSPLLVTSNGFNLAAMYSSEAQQADRFVDPANSPLFDTYELRLMRSDEVVWTDELRNRGLQGIRDNPTYVAKVVGRNILHYLELTPWHNEFAEGLDGRNLEFRRATLPLFYLVTAVGWFGLVVRRRRPDVVLLIGVALYFMLSSIVFVAPPRLRAPFDLICCIGVGLAWAWWRERGEREQPADDPAPEVTAPARP, from the coding sequence GTGACTGCGGCCTCCGTCACCCGCCGGCTCCAGGGCTGGTGGAGCCTGATCGCGGTCGTCGCCGTCGCGGGCGTGGCGCGCGCCGCCTACGGCGCCTTCGTGATCCGTTCGTACCAACCGAACAGCGACGCCTTCCAGTACTACGACCTGGCCCGCAACATCGGCGACGGGCTCGGGTTCTCGATGTCGTTCTCGTGGGTCACGGTTGGCCCCACCGCGTTCCGCCCTCCCGCGTACCCCTACCTCCTGGCCGGCGCGATGAGCGTGTTCGGCGAGTCGGTGAGGGTCGGCCAGGTCCTCAACCTGCTCATCGGCCTCGTGGTCGTTGCGCTCGCCTGGCTCCTGGCCCGTCGCCTGGGCGGGCCGCGCGCCGCCGCGGCCGCCGGCCTCACCGTCGCGCTCTACCCCCCGCTGATCGCCAACGACGTCGTGCTGTTGACCGAGCCCCTGTCGCTGGCCGCCCTGCTCGGCGCCCTCCTGGCGCTGACCGACCACCGGTGGGCCCTCGCCGGGCTGCTCACCGGGCTGTTGATCCTCACCCGGCCGTCCGCGCAGTTCCTGGTGGTGCTGTTCGCGCTGTGGATGCTCTGGCAGGTCGGGTGGCGACGCGCCCTCGGCCTGGTGGGGGTGACGGTCCTCGTCGTCACGCCGTGGGTCGCCCGCAACTGGGTGGTGATGGGTTCGCCGCTGCTCGTCACGTCCAACGGCTTCAACCTCGCGGCGATGTACTCGAGCGAAGCCCAGCAGGCGGACAGGTTCGTCGACCCGGCCAACAGCCCCCTGTTCGACACCTACGAGCTGCGACTGATGCGCAGCGACGAGGTGGTCTGGACCGACGAGCTACGGAACCGCGGGCTCCAGGGCATCCGCGACAACCCGACCTACGTCGCCAAGGTGGTGGGGCGCAACATCCTGCACTACCTGGAGCTGACGCCGTGGCACAACGAGTTCGCCGAGGGGCTCGACGGGCGGAACCTCGAGTTCCGGCGGGCCACCCTGCCGCTGTTCTACCTCGTGACCGCCGTGGGCTGGTTCGGCCTCGTCGTCCGGCGCCGCCGGCCCGATGTGGTGCTGCTCATCGGCGTGGCTCTGTACTTCATGCTGTCGAGCATCGTGTTCGTCGCGCCCCCACGGCTGCGCGCCCCGTTCGACCTGATCTGTTGCATCGGGGTGGGCCTGGCGTGGGCGTGGTGGCGGGAACGAGGGGAACGGGAGCAGCCGGCCGACGACCCCGCCCCGGAGGTCACGGCTCCAGCACGACCTTGA
- a CDS encoding alcohol dehydrogenase catalytic domain-containing protein, translated as MVDVPAPERTDDEVVVTVASAGICGSDLHMLGFGLPFTFGHELAGVLSDGTPVAVEPLAPCGTCPACLAGELPRCVLGPSIVLGVGRDGGMAEQCLVPVGSLAPLPAGVDPRDASLVEPLAVAVHGVRRVGITAADRVAVVGGGSIGQTALLAAQATGAPVDLEARHDRQREAAHRLGAGEVAGSYDVVVEAAGTASALARAVDLARPGGRVLLLGSYWDGDVTMPGLAVTMKEVTLVPATMYSRVGPSRDVDVAAALLAARPEFVDAVVTHRFPLDAAVEAFAVAQDRAAGAIKVVLEP; from the coding sequence GTGGTCGACGTCCCCGCGCCGGAGCGGACCGACGACGAGGTGGTCGTCACGGTGGCGTCGGCGGGCATCTGCGGCTCCGACCTGCACATGCTCGGGTTCGGGCTCCCGTTCACCTTCGGCCACGAGCTGGCTGGTGTGCTGAGCGACGGGACGCCCGTCGCCGTCGAGCCGCTCGCCCCGTGCGGTACGTGCCCGGCGTGCCTGGCCGGCGAGCTGCCGCGGTGCGTGCTCGGCCCGTCGATCGTGCTCGGTGTCGGGCGGGACGGCGGGATGGCCGAGCAGTGCCTCGTCCCGGTGGGCTCGCTGGCTCCGTTGCCGGCCGGCGTCGACCCGCGTGACGCCAGCCTGGTCGAGCCCCTCGCGGTCGCCGTGCACGGCGTCCGGCGGGTCGGGATCACCGCCGCCGACCGCGTCGCCGTGGTGGGCGGCGGGAGCATCGGCCAGACCGCGCTCCTGGCCGCCCAGGCCACGGGCGCCCCGGTCGACCTCGAGGCCCGCCACGACCGCCAGCGCGAGGCCGCCCACCGCCTCGGCGCCGGCGAGGTGGCGGGGTCCTACGACGTCGTGGTCGAGGCCGCCGGGACGGCGTCGGCGCTGGCCCGTGCCGTCGACCTGGCCCGCCCCGGCGGGCGGGTCCTGCTGCTCGGCAGCTACTGGGACGGCGACGTCACCATGCCGGGCCTCGCGGTGACGATGAAGGAGGTCACCCTGGTGCCGGCCACCATGTACAGCCGGGTGGGGCCCTCCCGTGACGTCGATGTCGCGGCGGCGCTGCTCGCCGCCCGCCCCGAGTTCGTCGACGCGGTGGTCACCCACCGGTTCCCCCTCGACGCCGCCGTCGAGGCGTTCGCCGTGGCCCAGGATCGCGCCGCCGGTGCCATCAAGGTCGTGCTGGAGCCGTGA
- a CDS encoding magnesium and cobalt transport protein CorA yields MIVDCAAYEHGKRVTDRLHLSEIGEWLSRPETFVWLGLRMPSVEELAEGFAQCGVQDLEVDEVLAPHERPVFAVDGDQSTLVLRTAHYNTALGEVKLGELSVITGPSFVLSVRHGQASPLSGTRRELENDPDQLALGPPAVLAAIVSRVVEDYRPVLDAFERAALEIEKEVFAESLRRPVQRVYQLKRQVRELSVATDALDEPLDRLIRRRRVFWPPDAVAELEEAADLLDRSVNRARTLSDLLASALDASLATISVQQNEDMRKISAWVAIAAVPTMIAGIYGMNFDNLPELEYEYGYFVVIAFMLFVCGFMYRRFRKAGWL; encoded by the coding sequence GTGATCGTCGACTGCGCCGCGTACGAGCACGGGAAGCGGGTCACCGATCGCCTGCATCTCTCTGAGATCGGCGAGTGGTTGTCCCGGCCTGAGACATTCGTGTGGCTCGGCCTGCGCATGCCGTCGGTGGAGGAGCTCGCCGAGGGCTTCGCCCAGTGCGGCGTGCAGGACCTCGAGGTCGACGAGGTGCTCGCCCCGCACGAACGGCCCGTCTTCGCGGTGGACGGCGACCAGTCCACGCTGGTGCTGCGCACCGCGCACTACAACACCGCCCTCGGCGAGGTGAAGCTGGGGGAGCTGTCGGTGATCACCGGACCGTCGTTCGTCCTGTCCGTCCGCCACGGCCAGGCCAGCCCCTTGTCGGGCACGCGCCGGGAGCTCGAGAACGACCCCGACCAGCTGGCGCTCGGCCCGCCGGCGGTGCTCGCCGCCATCGTGAGCCGGGTCGTCGAGGACTACCGGCCGGTGCTCGACGCCTTCGAGCGGGCCGCCCTCGAGATCGAGAAGGAGGTGTTCGCCGAATCCCTGCGCCGCCCGGTGCAGCGGGTGTACCAGTTGAAGCGCCAGGTGCGTGAGCTGTCCGTCGCCACCGACGCCCTCGACGAGCCCCTCGACCGTCTCATCCGGCGGCGCCGGGTGTTCTGGCCGCCCGACGCGGTGGCCGAGCTCGAGGAAGCCGCCGACCTGCTCGACCGCAGCGTCAACCGGGCCCGCACGCTCTCCGACCTCCTCGCCAGCGCCCTCGATGCTTCCCTCGCCACCATCTCGGTGCAGCAGAACGAGGACATGCGCAAGATCTCGGCCTGGGTCGCCATCGCCGCCGTGCCCACGATGATCGCCGGCATCTACGGCATGAACTTCGACAACCTCCCTGAGCTCGAGTACGAGTACGGGTACTTCGTCGTGATCGCCTTCATGCTCTTCGTGTGCGGGTTCATGTACCGGCGGTTCCGCAAGGCCGGATGGCTCTGA
- a CDS encoding MMPL family transporter encodes MRAPDNPTPSSSTPAPSPSTPALGALGRLGRWIARHHRWVALVWLVAIVAAGYLNGAYAKSLSDNFRIPGTDSQAAYELLEQRFDSQNGATATVVFTVQEGQLTDTIDAEIVDAVTTALGKVDGVASAPDPLSSNPETALARIAGQLPANEAQAASEIARNLPPSISADGRTAYATVTFTDALPELMKAFPPKPEDEGDAYPNPYSALRDAVRSVDTGDVRVAIGGTVADTWNAPVSWWANHADEVGLGIGAILLLVAFGSLWGMAIPIATALLGAVTASGLVYLLADVTTVSSAAPPVTLMISIGVGLDYSLLIVTRYRAFVAEGHEPHDAVGLAMASAGKASLFAGLTVCVALLGLVLVPIPLVQTLGLAAAIGVATMIVAATTMLPMLLGFAGGKIDRIRLPFGREDPTVDPTTTFWGRFARRMSSRPWLAVGAGTLLLLLLATPFLRVQFGIPDDSSLPSGLSQRDAFVAVSDAFGPGTNGPLVVAVGLPTENPGNFESALTTLEPVSTAVAALQPPGTIPGIESSVGPIPNDADATTAVIYQITPTSGPDSAATRALVETLRTDLEKATAGTGLTAHVGGATATVIDLTAIVVRYLPLVILAVVAGSFLLLTLVFRSILVPLKAAVMNLLSIGAAYGVVVAVFQLGWAKGAVGLSETIPIVSFVPLVMFVILFGLSMDYEVFLMSRIREEWDRSGEPRASVVLGVAKTARVITTAALIMIAVFASFITNPSPTVKLIGFGMAVAVLIDSTIVRMVLVPAVMELLGRRAWWFPSWLGWLPKLDVEGPTGRDAPDVATPERREEAPSAVSRG; translated from the coding sequence GTGCGCGCCCCGGACAACCCCACTCCCTCCTCCTCGACCCCCGCCCCCTCCCCTTCGACACCCGCCCTCGGCGCGCTCGGGCGGCTCGGCCGATGGATCGCCCGGCACCACCGGTGGGTGGCGCTGGTGTGGCTGGTGGCCATCGTCGCGGCCGGCTACCTGAACGGGGCCTACGCCAAGAGCCTCTCGGACAACTTCCGGATCCCCGGAACCGACTCCCAGGCCGCCTACGAGCTGCTCGAACAGCGCTTCGACTCCCAGAACGGCGCCACCGCCACGGTGGTCTTCACCGTCCAGGAGGGACAGCTCACCGACACCATCGACGCCGAGATCGTCGACGCGGTCACCACCGCCCTCGGGAAGGTCGACGGCGTGGCATCCGCCCCCGATCCGCTCAGCTCGAACCCCGAGACCGCCCTCGCCCGCATCGCCGGGCAGCTCCCGGCGAACGAGGCGCAGGCGGCGAGCGAGATCGCCCGGAACCTCCCCCCGTCCATCTCCGCCGACGGGCGGACCGCCTACGCCACGGTCACGTTCACCGACGCGCTGCCCGAGCTCATGAAGGCCTTCCCCCCGAAGCCCGAGGACGAGGGCGACGCCTACCCCAACCCGTACTCGGCGCTGCGCGACGCGGTGCGCAGCGTGGACACGGGCGACGTGCGCGTCGCCATCGGCGGCACCGTCGCCGACACGTGGAACGCCCCGGTGTCGTGGTGGGCGAACCACGCCGACGAGGTCGGTCTCGGGATCGGGGCGATCCTCCTGCTGGTCGCCTTCGGCTCGCTCTGGGGGATGGCCATCCCCATCGCCACGGCGCTGCTCGGTGCGGTGACCGCCAGCGGGCTCGTGTACCTCCTGGCCGACGTGACCACCGTGTCGTCGGCGGCGCCCCCGGTGACGTTGATGATCTCGATCGGGGTGGGCCTCGACTACTCGCTGTTGATCGTCACCCGCTACCGGGCCTTCGTCGCCGAGGGCCATGAGCCCCACGACGCCGTCGGCCTGGCCATGGCATCGGCGGGCAAGGCCTCGCTGTTCGCCGGTCTCACCGTGTGCGTGGCGCTCCTGGGCCTCGTGCTCGTGCCGATCCCCCTGGTGCAGACCCTCGGGCTGGCGGCGGCGATCGGCGTGGCCACGATGATCGTGGCCGCCACGACGATGCTGCCGATGCTGCTCGGCTTCGCAGGGGGCAAGATCGACCGGATCCGCCTGCCCTTCGGCAGGGAGGACCCGACCGTCGACCCCACCACCACCTTCTGGGGTCGCTTCGCCCGGCGCATGTCGAGCCGTCCGTGGCTGGCGGTAGGCGCCGGGACGCTGCTCCTGCTCCTCCTGGCGACGCCCTTCCTGCGGGTGCAGTTCGGCATCCCCGACGACTCGTCGCTGCCGTCGGGGCTCTCCCAACGCGACGCCTTCGTCGCGGTGAGCGATGCGTTCGGGCCCGGCACGAACGGGCCGCTCGTCGTGGCGGTCGGCCTGCCGACCGAGAACCCGGGGAACTTCGAGTCCGCCCTGACGACCCTCGAACCGGTGAGCACGGCCGTGGCGGCGCTGCAGCCTCCGGGCACGATCCCGGGGATCGAGTCCTCCGTGGGCCCGATCCCCAACGACGCCGACGCCACGACGGCGGTGATCTACCAGATCACCCCGACCAGCGGGCCCGACAGCGCGGCGACGCGCGCCCTCGTCGAGACCCTGCGCACCGACCTCGAGAAGGCCACCGCCGGGACCGGGCTCACCGCCCACGTCGGCGGGGCGACCGCCACCGTGATCGACCTCACCGCCATCGTGGTGAGGTACCTGCCCCTCGTGATCCTGGCCGTGGTGGCCGGATCGTTCCTCCTGTTGACGCTCGTGTTCCGGTCGATCCTGGTGCCACTGAAGGCGGCGGTCATGAACCTGCTGTCCATCGGTGCCGCCTACGGGGTGGTGGTGGCGGTCTTCCAGCTCGGCTGGGCCAAGGGGGCGGTGGGGCTCTCCGAGACGATCCCGATCGTGTCGTTCGTACCGCTCGTGATGTTCGTGATCCTCTTCGGCCTGTCGATGGACTACGAGGTCTTCCTCATGTCCCGCATCCGGGAGGAGTGGGACCGCAGCGGCGAGCCCCGGGCGTCGGTGGTGCTCGGCGTCGCCAAGACGGCGAGGGTGATCACCACGGCGGCGCTCATCATGATCGCCGTGTTCGCGTCGTTCATCACCAACCCGAGCCCCACCGTGAAGCTCATCGGCTTCGGCATGGCCGTGGCCGTGCTCATCGACTCGACGATCGTGCGCATGGTGCTCGTCCCCGCGGTGATGGAGCTCCTCGGCCGGCGGGCGTGGTGGTTCCCGTCGTGGCTGGGGTGGCTGCCGAAGCTGGACGTCGAGGGTCCGACCGGCCGCGACGCTCCGGACGTGGCGACGCCCGAGCGCCGCGAGGAGGCCCCGTCGGCCGTCAGTAGAGGATGA